A single region of the Malus sylvestris chromosome 8, drMalSylv7.2, whole genome shotgun sequence genome encodes:
- the LOC126631275 gene encoding (R)-mandelonitrile beta-glucosyltransferase-like — protein sequence MASISLRQKPHAVLVPFPSQGHINPLMQLAKVLHYKGFHITFVHTEYNYRRLLKSRGSNSLDGLPTFRFVTIPDGLPATDANATQDIPLLCDSTSKHCLPHFRNLLKKLSSSPDSPPITCIICDGVMSFTLDAAQELGLPAVFFWTPSACGFMGYVQFHRLIEKGLTPFKDESYFTNGHLDIVIDWIPGMKDIRLKDLPTFLRTADPNDIMLNFLVAETERTKKASAVILNTFHDLEDEVVDALSTLLPPIYSIGPLNLQLKQIPADNELNSIESNLWIEEPECLEWLDSKAPNSVIYVNFGSIAITTREQLVEFAWGIANSNKTFLWVIRPDLVRGESSVIPAEFLEETKERSLLASWCPQEQVLSHPAIGGFLTHSGWNSTLESVCGGVPMICWSFCGEQPTNCRYSCKEWGIGFELGDDVKRDYVEGLVRKLTEGGEGKEMKKKALEWKKLAREATTCPNGLSFLALDKLINQVLLSSRK from the exons ATGGCTTCAATTTCTTTGAGACAGAAGCCACATGCAGTTCTTGTACCATTCCCGTCGCAAGGACACATAAACCCACTGATGCAATTAGCCAAAGTCCTCCACTACAAAGGGTTTCACATAACATTTGTGCACACAGAGTACAACTACAGACGCCTCCTTAAATCCCGGGGTTCCAACTCTCTTGACGGCCTCCCCACCTTCCGATTTGTGACCATTCCCGATGGCCTCCCTGCAACTGATGCCAATGCCACCCAAGACATACCACTCTTATGTGATTCCACTAGCAAACACTGCTTGCCTCACTTCAGAAACCTTTTGAAGAAGCTCAGTTCTTCGCCCGATTCGCCTCCCATCACATGCATAATTTGTGATGGTGTCATGAGCTTCACTCTTGATGCAGCCCAGGAATTGGGGCTTCCTGCAGTTTTTTTCTGGACACCAAGTGCTTGTGGCTTCATGGGCTACGTTCAGTTTCACCGTCTCATCGAAAAGGGTCTCACTCCATTTAAAG aTGAAAGTTATTTTACAAACGGGCATTTAGATATAGTGATCGATTGGATACCGGGCATGAAAGATATCCGTTTGAAGGACTTGCCAACCTTCTTGAGAACAGCAGACCCAAATGACATCATGCTCAACTTTCTGGTGGCTGAAACGGAGCGAACTAAAAAAGCTTCTGCTGTCATCTTGAACACTTTCCATGACTTGGAAGATGAAGTTGTAGATGCACTTTCGACTCTGTTGCCGCCTATTTACTCCATTGGACCCCTAAATCTACAACTCAAACAAATCCCAGCGGATAACGAGTTGAATTCGATAGAATCGAACCTATGGATAGAGGAACCAGAGTGTCTTGAATGGCTTGACTCGAAGGCACCCAATTCTGTTATTTATGTCAATTTCGGAAGCATCGCAATCACGACAAGAGAGCAGCTAGTTGAGTTTGCTTGGGGAATTGCAAATAGCAACAAGACCTTTTTGTGGGTTATTAGGCCGGACCTCGTTAGGGGGGAATCATCTGTGATCCCAGCTGAGTTTTTAGAAGAGACCAAAGAGAGGAGTCTATTGGCAAGTTGGTGTCCTCAAGAACAAGTTTTGAGCCACCCGGCTATAGGAGGGTTTTTGACGCACAGCGGATGGAACTCTACTCTTGAAAGTGTGTGTGGTGGAGTGCCTATGATTTGTTGGTCTTTCTGTGGAGAGCAACCAACCAATTGTAGGTACAGTTGCAAAGAGTGGGGCATTGGATTCGAGTTAGGGGATGATGTTAAAAGAGATTATGTAGAGGGACTTGTGAGAAAGTTAACGGAGGGAGGGGAGGGCAaagagatgaagaagaaagcCTTAGAGTGGAAGAAGTTGGCAAGGGAGGCAACTACTTGTCCGAATGGGTTGTCTTTCTTGGCCTTGGACAAATTGATTAACCAGGTGCTTCTTTCTTCAAGAAAATGA
- the LOC126631443 gene encoding uncharacterized protein LOC126631443: MDIDAAGVHRKLQLNELEEIRHDAYENARIYKDKTKAYHDKMLRTKTFSKGQKVLLFDSRLRLFPVQVQSLKTGHEIKVNGHRLKPYYDLFEEHVVEDLSLHAVGTKDH, from the exons ATGGACATAGATGCAGCCGGGGTGCATAGAAAGCTCCAACTAAATGAACTCGAGGAGATTAGGCATGACGCTTATGAGAACGCTCGAATTTACAAGGACAAGACCAAGGCGTATCATGACAAGATGCTTCGTACCAAAACATTCTCCAAGGGGCAGAAAGTGCTCCTATTTGACTCTCGCCTTCGGTTAttccccg tccaagtccaaagcttgaaaacaggACATGAAATCAAGGTTaatgggcatcgattgaagccctattacgacctgtttgaggagcatgtggTGGAGGATCtatccctccatgccgtgggcacCAAAGATCATTGA
- the LOC126631998 gene encoding uncharacterized protein LOC126631998, whose protein sequence is MTRSSQTVHILDFNNDFERDLRRKRRHPEPSEPSSSSEAESEFEEVKEEVMAADNRTIKELSASGLTNAAPLCIQYPTAAQGKTDEFELKSSLLHHIPKYHGLSMEEPNKHLKEFEVVCSSMTPINVDGNVLMMKAFPFSLLEKAKDWLYELAPGTVTSWDSMKRAFLEKFFPTSRVILLRKRISGIQQDRGESFPSYYERFKSLVASCPQHQMKEELLIQYFYEGLLPMERQMLDASAGCALVDKTPGAAKVLIANRAHNAQQYEGVGQRDPPWPQVNEVSSMPEIQSQLANLTSIVSQLAEGMKIHGPSVCGVCSMQGHANDQCPQLIENGGWESANAVGFGNQNQPRHDPYSNTYNPGWRDHPNFKWRDPQQPQQQGGFRQQPPGFYTKPFVPNQNQVQSAPTTSGMSLDNDQVVKLLTTLTQEVQTQNKERQIQDKRVDNLEKQMGQIAEFMGQIREQGRLPSSTVMNPKGGFETAKAIMLKSGKQVGTDSNTSKSSQDEEDKLLQEEAQGAKPKAKDDQTLPNSSSPPKPSQTTKVSPNSTFSSSIPLNVPFPGRFRQSKKEEAEKDILDTFRKVQVNIPLLDAIKQVPRYAKFLKELCTTRRRILNKEVVQVSENVSAVLQRKLPPKCKDPGSFTIPCVIGNTKFEQCMLDLGASINVMPYSIYASMNLGELKNDGVIIQLADRSNAYPKGALEDVLVQVGNLIFPADFYVLDMEDSPHSTPLPILLGRPFMKTARTKIDVFKGTLTMEFDGEVIDFNLSESIKFPKDDHSCFSIDIIDDLAQDFLDCLERDTLETTIAQGIGQKSGFAVPRSVEEAEIVAALESLP, encoded by the coding sequence atgacgcggagttctcaaactgtgcatatcttggactttaacaacgattttgaacgtgatttgagaagaaagaggaggcatcccgaacctagtgaacctagttcaagttcagaggccgaatctgagtttgaagaagtgaaagaagaagttatggcagcagacaatcggaccattaaagagctttcggcctcggggttgaccaatgctgcaccattatgcattcaataccccacggctgcccaaggcaagaccgatgaattcgagttgaagtcaagcttgttgcaccacattccgaaataccatgggctttccatggaagagcccaacaagcatctcaaggaattcgaggttgtttgttcgagcatgacacccataaaTGTCGACGGGAACgttctgatgatgaaggcttttccattctcacttttggaaaaggcgaaggattggctttacgagttagcacccggaacggttacatcttgggatagtatgaaaagagctttcttggagaagtttttcccaacttcaagagtcattctcttgaggaaacggattagtggcatccaacaagatcgaggtgaatcatttccttcttattatgaacgttttaaatcacttgttgcttcttgtccacagcatcaaatgaaggaggagctgctcattcaatacttctacgaaggactccttcccatggaacgccaaatgcttgatgcctcggcgggatgtgcgttggtggataaaactccgggggctgcaaaagttctaattgccaaccgagcacataatgcacaacaatacgaaggtgttggacaaagagaccccccatggccacaagtgaatgaggtaagttctatgcccgaaattcaatcccaattagctaaccttacttctattgtttctcagttggctgagggaatgaagattcatggaccaagtgtgtgtggcgtgtgctctatgcaaggacatgccaatgatcaatgccctcaattgattgagaatggcggttgggaatctgccaatgccgtgggttttgggaaccaaaatcaaccacgccatgatccatactctaatacctacaatccggggtggagggaccatccaaatttcaaatggcgggatcctcaacaaccccaacaacaaggaggatttaggcagcaaccaccgggcttttatacaaagccattcgtccccaatcaaaaccaagtgcaatctgccccaacaacctcaggtatgtctttggataatgatcaagttgttaagttacttactactttgacgcaggaagtacaaactcaaaataaggagagacaaatccaagacaaacgggtggacaatttggagaagcaaatgggtcaaattgcagaatttatggggcaaattagagaacaaggcagattgcctagttcaaccgttatGAACCCaaagggaggatttgaaaccgctaaggccatcatgttaaaaagtggtaaacaggttggaacggactcaaatacatccaaatcaagtcaagacgaggaggacaagttgctgCAAGAAGAAGCACAGGGAGCAAAGCCCAAGGCCAAGGATGACCAAACCTTGCCGAATTCATCTAGTCCTCCTAAACcgtcccaaaccaccaaggtaagtcccaattcaactttttctagttctattccactaaatgtgccctttcctggcaggtttaggcaatcaaagaaggaagaagctgagaaggacattctagatacctttcggaaagttcaagtcaatatcccgctccttgatgcgattaagcaagtcccgaggtatgctaagtttttgaaagaactttgtacaacaaggagaaggattttgaacaaagaggtggttcaagtaagtgaaaatgtctctgctgtgttacaaaggaaattaccccctaaatgcaaagatccgggtagttttacaattccgtgcgttattggtaatactaagtttgaacaatgcatgttagacttaggggcttcaattaatgttatgccatactctatttatgcatctatgaacttaggtgagcttaaaaatgatggtgtgataattcaattagccgatcgttctaatgcatatccaaagggtgctttggaagatgttttggtgcaggttggtaacttgatttttccagcggatttctatgtgcttgacatggaagattcaccccattccaccccattgccgattctattagggaggcccttcatgaaaacagcccgcaccaagatagatgtgtttaaaggaactttaacgatggaatttgatggggaagtcattgatttcaatctttctgaaagtattaaatttcctaaagacgatcattcttgcttttctattgatataattgatgatttggcgcaggattttctcgattgtttggagagggatacacttgaaacaacaattgcacaaggaattgggcaaAAATCTGGTTttgccgtgcctagaagtgtggaggaggccgagatagtggctgcccttgagtcactacctTAA
- the LOC126631444 gene encoding uncharacterized protein LOC126631444, with amino-acid sequence MAELFQAFLASQLTNQRNEEKKESEREATYLDRFLKLKPTKFCYTPDFDKAETWIKNIKKKLDILKVPAKNRIQLATHVMEGEADSWWDTICDQNTDKEMTWDDFEQHFYDRYFPVALKQTRIKEFFELEQGNMTVAEYVSKYIELGKYAKALVADENTKVVKFMLGLKDGIRRYIMGQGTKTYREIVDAAYALEQDHLIFLKKKASAGGSVGNKGKKKVRKESESSSGSGRPSKRPAGLECYSCCEFGHISLKSPKREGSGSVVVNQPQVQQGAKTETVQQPQRNQQASQKTNQGNQV; translated from the exons ATGGCTGAGTTATTTCAAGCCTTTTTGGCTAGTCAACTAACAAACCAACGAaatgaggaaaaaaaagaaagtgagCGAGAAGCTACCTATCTTGATCGTTTCTTGAAATTGAAGCCTACGAAGTTTTGCTATACACCTGATTTTGACAAGGCGGAGACATGgatcaagaacataaaaaagaAGCTTGATATTTTGAAAGTGCCAGCTAAGAATCGAATTCAGTTAGCTACTCATGTAATGGAAGGTGAAGCCGACTCATGGTGGGATACTATCTGTGATCAAAATACAGATAAAGAAATGACTTGGGATGATTTCGAGCAACATTTTTATGATCGATACTTTCCGGTTGCTCTGAAACAAACAAGAATTAAAGAATTCTTTGAGCTGGAGCAAGGCAATATGACAGTGGCTGAATATGTCTCTAAGTATATAGAGTTGGGAAAATATGCTAAGGCTCTAGTAGCTGATGAAAATACGAAAGTAGTAAAGTTTATGTTGGGCTTGAAAGATGGCATCAGAAGGTATATAATGGGTCAAGGCACAAAGACTTATAGGGAGATTGTAGATGCTGCTTATGCACTTGAGCAAGATCATCTCATCTTTTTGAAGAAGAAAGCCTCAGCTGGTGGATCTGTGGGAAACAAGGGTAAAAAGAAGGTGAGAAAAGAATCTGAAAGTTCAAGTGGCAGTGGAAGACCAAGCAAAAGGCCAGCTGGCCTCGAATGTTATTCTTGTTGTGAATTTGGGCATATCAGCCTAAAATCTCCCAAAAGAGAAGGCTCTGGTTCTGTAGTTGTTAATCAACCTCAAGTTCAGCAAGGAGCTAAAACGGAAACAGTTCAGCAACCACAACGTAATCAGCAGGCATCTCAGAAGACTAACCAAGGGAACCAAG tatga
- the LOC126631999 gene encoding (R)-mandelonitrile beta-glucosyltransferase-like: MGSKGMIEKPHAVFIPYPAQGHIIPMLQLAKLLNYKGFHITFVNTEFNHRRLLKARGPNSLDGLPSFRFETIPDGLPTTDVNATQDITALCFSTTKNCLAPFKDLLSKLNSLPNSPPVTCMVSDGGMTFTLEAAQELGIPVVIFATASACGLMGYLQVGPLIEKGLIPLKDESYLTNGYLDTVIDWIPGMRGIRLRDIPTFIRTTDPNDVMMEFLRVEIGRYHRASAFILNTFYAFEHEVLDALSTLLPPIYSVGPLHLQLNQIPAENELKSIGSNLWTEEPECIEWLDSKEPNSVVYVNFGSITVMTEEQLTEFAWGLANSNQTFLWVIRPDLLVGESAVIPSEFSEETKERSLVASWCPQQEVLSHPAIGGFLTHSGWNSILESVCGGVPMICWPFFAEQQMNCRFSCEVWGIGMEIEGDVKRDYIEGLVRKIMEGEEGKEMRKKALEWKKLATEATTSPNGMSFVDLDRMASQVLQSPVN; encoded by the exons atGGGTTCAAAAGGTATGATAGAGAAGCCACATGCAGTTTTCATACCGTACCCAGCTCAGGGTCACATAATCCCTATGCTGCAATTAGCCAAGCTCCTCAACTACAAAGGCTTTCACATAACCTTTGTGAACACAGAGTTCAACCACAGACGCCTTCTAAAAGCCCGAGGTCCCAACTCTCTTGATGGCCTCCCCTCCTTTAGGTTCGAAACCATTCCTGATGGCCTCCCTACAACTGATGTCAACGCCACTCAAGACATAACAGCTCTATGCTTTTCCACTACGAAAAATTGCTTAGCACCTTTCAAAGACCTTTTGTCCAAGCTCAATTCCTTGCCCAATTCCCCTCCAGTTACCTGCATGGTTTCTGATGGTGGCATGACCTTCACGCTTGAAGCAGCCCAAGAATTAGGCATTCCAGTTGTTATATTTGCAACAGCAAGTGCTTGCGGTTTGATGGGCTACCTTCAGGTGGGCCCTCTCATCGAAAAGGGCTTAATACCCCTTAAAG ATGAAAGCTACTTGACGAATGGGTATTTGGACACGGTTATAGATTGGATACCAGGCATGAGAGGTATCCGACTGAGGGACATCCCAACCTTCATTAGAACCACAGACCCAAATGACGTCATGATGGAATTTCTTAGGGTTGAAATAGGACGATATCATAGAGCTTCTGCTTTCATTTTGAACACGTTTTATGCCTTTGAACATGAAGTGTTAGATGCACTTTCCACTTTGCTACCACCTATATACTCCGTCGGACCCCTACATCTACAGCTTAATCAGATCCCAGCAGAGAACGAGTTGAAGTCGATTGGATCAAACCTATGGACAGAAGAACCAGAGTGCATTGAATGGCTCGACTCTAAAGAACCCAATTCCGTGGTTTATGTCAATTTCGGAAGCATCACAGTCATGACAGAGGAGCAGCTAACTGAGTTTGCTTGGGGACTTGCAAACAGCAATCAAACATTCCTTTGGGTAATTAGGCCTGACCTTCTTGTTGGGGAATCAGCCGTCATTCCTTCAGAGTTTTCGGAAGAGACCAAAGAAAGAAGTCTAGTGGCAAGTTGGTGCCCTCAACAAGAAGTTCTGAGTCACCCAGCTATCGGAGGGTTCTTGACCCACAGCGGATGGAACTCTATCCTTGAAAGCGTGTGTGGTGGAGTGCCTATGATCTGTTGGCCCTTCTTTGCAGAACAACAAATGAATTGTAGGTTCAGTTGCGAAGTGTGGGGCATAGGCATGGAGATAGAGGGCGATGTTAAAAGAGATTACATAGAAGGACTTGTGAGAAAGATAATGGAGGGAGAGGAAGGCAAAGAGATGCGGAAGAAAGCCCTGGAATGGAAAAAGTTGGCAACGGAGGCCACCACTAGTCCTAATGGCATGTCTTTTGTTGATTTGGACAGAATGGCTAGCCAGGTCCTTCAATCTCCAGTAAATTAG
- the LOC126632001 gene encoding (R)-mandelonitrile beta-glucosyltransferase-like, whose amino-acid sequence MDSNGLKEKPHAVCIPFPAQGHITPMLQLAKLLNYKGFHITFVNTEFNHKRLLRSRGPNSLDGLPSFRFETIPDGLPPTDVNATQDISALCLSIRKTCLAPFRDLISKLNSLPNSPPVTCIVSDVGMTLTLDAAQELGIPDVMFQTASACGLMCCLQYRPLIEKGFIPLKDANYLDTVLDWIPGMKNIRLGDVPSFLRTKDPNDIMLDVLMVELERAQRRASAIILNTFDALEHDVVDALSTLLPPVYSIGPLYLQLNQIPADNKLNLIGSNLWTNESECLEWLDSKEPNSVVYVNFGSITVMTAEQLTEFAWGLANSNMTFLWVIRPDLVGGDSSVVPAEFFVQTKERSLLASWCPQEQVLNHPAIGGFLTHCGWNSTLESLCGGVPMIIWPFFAEQQTNCRFCCKEWGVGMEIEGEVKRDYVEGLVRKLMEGEEGKVMRKKALEWKKLAKEATTGPNGLSFLDLDKIINQVLLSRRN is encoded by the exons atggactCAAATGGTTTGAAAGAGAAGCCACATGCAGTTTGCATACCATTCCCAGCTCAAGGTCACATAACCCCCATGCTGCAGTTAGCCAAACTCCTCAACTACAAAGGTTTTCACATAACCTTTGTCAACACAGAGTTCAACCACAAACGCCTGCTTAGGTCCCGAGGTCCCAACTCTCTTGACGGTCTTCCCTCCTTTAGGTTCGAAACCATTCCCGATGGCCTCCCTCCAACTGATGTCAATGCCACTCAAGACATATCCGCTCTATGCCTTTCGATTAGAAAAACTTGCCTAGCACCCTTCAGAGACCTTATTTCCAAACTCAATTCTTTGCCAAACTCCCCCCCTGTAACTTGCATAGTTTCTGACGTTGGCATGACCTTGACTCTTGATGCAGCCCAAGAATTGGGCATCCCGGATGTTATGTTCCAGACAGCAAGTGCTTGTGGCTTGATGTGCTGCCTTCAGTATCGCCCTCTCATTGAAAAGGGTTTTATTCCCCTTAAAG ATGCAAACTATTTGGACACTGTGTTAGACTGGATACCGGGCATGAAAAATATTAGATTGGGGGATGTGCCGAGCTTCTTGAGAACCAAAGATCCAAATGACATAATGCTTGATGTTCTGATGGTTGAGCTTGAACGAGCTCAAAGAAGGGCATCTGCTATAATTTTAAACACGTTCGATGCATTGGAGCATGATGTTGTAGATGCACTTTCAACTTTGCTACCACCCGTTTACTCAATAGGACCCCTATATCTACAACTCAATCAGATCCCAGCAGATAACAAGCTGAATTTAATTGGATCAAACCTATGGACAAACGAATCAGAGTGTCTTGAATGGCTTGACTCTAAAGAACCCAACTCGGTCGTTTATGTCAATTTCGGAAGCATCACAGTCATGACAGCAGAGCAGCTAACTGAGTTTGCTTGGGGACTTGCAAACAGCAATATGACCTTTCTGTGGGTGATTAGGCCTGACCTTGTTGGTGGGGATTCATCTGTGGTTCCTGCAGAGTTTTTCGTACAGACCAAAGAAAGGAGTTTATTAGCAAGTTGGTGTCCTCAAGAACAAGTTTTGAACCACCCGGCTATAGGAGGGTTTTTAACACACTGCGGATGGAACTCAACTCTTGAAAGCTTGTGTGGTGGAGTGCCCATGATCATTTGGCCCTTTTTCGCAGAGCAACAAACCAATTGTAGGTTCTGTTGCAAAGAGTGGGGCGTCGGCATGGAGATCGAGGGTGAAGTTAAAAGAGATTACGTAGAGGGACTTGTGAGAAAGTTGATGGAGGGAGAGGAGGGCAAAGTGATGAGGAAGAAAGCCTTGGAATGGAAGAAGTTAGCAAAAGAGGCCACCACTGGTCCCAATGGGTTATCTTTTTTGGACTTGGATAAAATAATTAACCAGGTGCTTCTATCTCGGAGGAATTAG